In the Dolichospermum flos-aquae CCAP 1403/13F genome, ACACGCAGCCCTAGATAAAGGCACAAGTTTTGGCGCTCCCTGCGCTCTCGAAAACGTTTTAGCCGAAATGGTCATTGATGCCGTTCCTAGCGTCGAAATGGTCAGATTCGTTAACTCTGGCACAGAAGCTTGTATGGCGGTATTACGCCTGATGCGAGCCTTTACAAATCGAGAAAAATTGATCAAATTTGAAGGCTGCTATCACGGACACGCAGATATGTTCCTGGTCAAAGCCGGTTCTGGTGTTGCTACCCTGGGTTTACCCGACTCCCCAGGAGTACCAAAATCCGTCACAGCCAACACCTTAACCGCGCCTTTCAATGATTTGGAAGCCGTAAAAGCCTTATTTGAACAAAACCCCCAGGAAATCGCCGGAGTTATTCTTGAACCCGTAGTTGGTAACGCTGGTTTTATTACCCCTGATGCTGGTTTCCTAGAAGGACTACGGGAACTTACTCAAGAATATGGGGCATTATTAGTATTTGATGAAGTCATGACAGGCTTCCGCATTGCCTACGGTGGCGCACAAGCTAAATTTGGTGTTACCCCCGATTTAACTACAATGGGTAAAGTCATTGGTGGTGGTTTACCCGTCGGCGCTTATGGTGGCCGCCGTGAGATTATGTCAATGGTTGCCCCCGCAGGCCCAGTTTATCAAGCTGGGACTCTTTCCGGTAATCCTTTAGCCATGACAGCGGGAATTAAAACCCTGGAACTACTCAACAAACCCGGTACTTATGAGTATTTAGAAAAAATTACCAAACAGTTAGCTGATGGATTGCTAAAAATCTGTGCAGATACGGGTCATGCTGCCTGTGGTGGTCATATTAGTGCCATGTTTGGGCTATTCTTCACCGCTGGACCTGTGCATAACTATGAAGATGCCAAAAAGGCTGATACAGCTAAATTTGGTCGTTTCCATCGCGGAATGTTAGAGCATGGTATTTACCTAGCCCCATCTCAATTTGAAGCTGGTTTTACTTCTTTAGCACATACTTCCGAAGATATTGAACAGACATTAGCTGCTGCTAAAGAGGTGCTATCTAATCTGTAAATAGGTAAGATGCAAGGGTCACCAGTGACGATTAGTGTTATACTATTTGTCACAGGAAGGGTAATCAACCTGTCTAAAAACCTAACTGCCTAATGGCTTTTCTGTACCTTGACAATTAAATCTATGCGGTTCTACTGCATTGTTCTAGTTTCCTCCTAGTAGTCTGTCAAGATAAAAATGATGGACTGTAGTGTGAGCGTCTCGCTCACGCGGGCAAGACTTGTACTGAGCTTGTCGATAGCGCAGCGTGGCGTTAGCCATAGTATGCCCGCATTACCAAAAACCCGTCAAAAATAAATTTGACAGACCACTAGTTTAAGTGGTCTCGTTGAACCAAGAATCCCCGTGTCTTTAGACCGGGGAGTGTCAATCATCGTGCAATGAGTTAATAGTGCATGAGCTACTGCGTAAATCCGACTTGTCCCGATCCCAAAAATTCAGCATCTGTTCAAACTTGTCAAGCTTGTGGCTCGCAATTATTGTTGCGTGATCGCTTTCGGCCGATGAAACCAATTGCTCAAGGTGGTTTTGGGGCAACATTTTTAGCAATAGAAGAAAAGCTGCCAGGGAAAGCTCCTTGTGTAATTAAGCAATTACGTCCATCAAGTACGACTCCGTACATATTAAAAATGGCACGGGAGCTATTTGCCAGAGAAGCGGAAACTTTAGGTAAGATCGGTAATCATCCGCAAATACCCAGGCTGCTGGACTATTTTGAAGATAACAATCAATTTTATTTAGTTCAAGAATATGTGAGCGGTTTTACTCTCCAGCAAGAAGTGAAAAAAAATGGAGTTTATAGTGAAACCGGAGTCAGACAATTTTTAAGTGAAATCATGCCCTTGCTGCAATATATCCACGAGCAACAGGTAATTCACCGTGATCTTAAACCAGCTAACTTAATTCGTCGTTCTCAAGATGCCAGATTGGTACTAATTGATTTTGGTGCTGTCAAAAACCAATTTAGTCAAGTCACAACCAGTCAATTAGAACAATCAGCTTTAACAGCTTATGCGATAGGGACTCCTGGTTTTGCACCCCCAGAACAAATGGCGATGCGTCCGGTTTATGCCAGTGATATCTATGCAGTAGGAGTGACTTGTATTTATTTGCTGACTGCCAAAATTCCTAAAGATTTAGAATACAATCCCACCACAGGGGACATGATGTGGGAGCATCTGGTAGACATCAGCGACCATTTGACCAATGTATTGAAAAAAATGTTGGAGGTAACAGTACGCAATCGCTATCAGGTAGCACAAGACGTACTCAAAGCTTTGGACATGGAGCCATATTTAGATAGTTTAGCCCAAGGATTACTATCCAAACCCTCCGGCTCTGCATCAACACAGAACAATTCAAATTCTGGTATTGATTCTATTAATTATACTCGTGCTAACAATGATGGTGTAGCAAAATTAGCTGCATCTATTCGAGCTAGAAAAGACAAGACACCAGGAGGAATGGAATGGAAACATGGACAAACTCAGGGTGGAGAATTTGCATCTAAATCAGCCCCAAAATCAGCAGCTAGAGATGTAAATTATCATGGTGATCCATTCGCTGCGCGAACATTAGATTCCCAAAGTCTAATAGCAGCCTATGAAAAAGGACGACGAGATTTTGCTGGCTACAATTTTATTCGCTTGATTGTGGTTAATTCTAACTTATCAGCAGCTAATTTTTATGCTGCTCAATTTCATAAATCCAATTTTCAAGGAACTAATCTTCACAATACCGACTTTGGGAGAGCAAGTTTAAAAGAAGCAAATTTCAAAGATGCGGATTTAAGCAAGGCTTATTTTAGTAATGCTGATTTAGAAGCAGCAGACCTCAGCGGTGCAAACCTCAGCCGAGCTTATCTCAGTCAAGCTAATCTGCGGGGAGCTAATTTGTCTGGAGCTAATCTTACTGGTGCTAAAATAACTGATGACCAATTGGCTGTAGCTAAGACCAATTGGCTCACAGTGCGTCCAAATGGGAAACGGGGTTTGTTTTAATTGATAAAACTTAAACTGTCAGTATTCACGTTTTTTATCTCCCGCAGAGTCGTCAACAGAAATTAAGAGTGAATTTAAATTAAATCATTTTGTCGAAAACATACTATTTTTATTAAAACTGTCATTGGTTAACCATCTGACTTTCTATTCTGGCATATTATCTCTAAATGTTCGTTTCTGTCAAAAATCTAGAATTGATTTGTCATCTGTAATGCAATAAATTGACTAAACCGATTTTGTCTAGATATACATTTTTAGGTTTTCCAGGATTGCGTTTTCTACCTCATATTTTTCATTAACTAATTTTGAAACAGCACTGAAAAGGTATGCAGTTGTGCAAAACCACAAGCTACAAGGTTCATTATCTTCTCAGTCTATTCTCCGATTAGCTATAGCTAT is a window encoding:
- a CDS encoding serine/threonine-protein kinase, whose translation is MSYCVNPTCPDPKNSASVQTCQACGSQLLLRDRFRPMKPIAQGGFGATFLAIEEKLPGKAPCVIKQLRPSSTTPYILKMARELFAREAETLGKIGNHPQIPRLLDYFEDNNQFYLVQEYVSGFTLQQEVKKNGVYSETGVRQFLSEIMPLLQYIHEQQVIHRDLKPANLIRRSQDARLVLIDFGAVKNQFSQVTTSQLEQSALTAYAIGTPGFAPPEQMAMRPVYASDIYAVGVTCIYLLTAKIPKDLEYNPTTGDMMWEHLVDISDHLTNVLKKMLEVTVRNRYQVAQDVLKALDMEPYLDSLAQGLLSKPSGSASTQNNSNSGIDSINYTRANNDGVAKLAASIRARKDKTPGGMEWKHGQTQGGEFASKSAPKSAARDVNYHGDPFAARTLDSQSLIAAYEKGRRDFAGYNFIRLIVVNSNLSAANFYAAQFHKSNFQGTNLHNTDFGRASLKEANFKDADLSKAYFSNADLEAADLSGANLSRAYLSQANLRGANLSGANLTGAKITDDQLAVAKTNWLTVRPNGKRGLF
- the hemL gene encoding glutamate-1-semialdehyde 2,1-aminomutase; this encodes MVNTTIKTTKSQEIFAAAQNLMPGGVSSPVRAFKSVGGQPIVFDRVNGAYIWDVDGNKYIDYVGTWGPAICGHAHPEVISALHAALDKGTSFGAPCALENVLAEMVIDAVPSVEMVRFVNSGTEACMAVLRLMRAFTNREKLIKFEGCYHGHADMFLVKAGSGVATLGLPDSPGVPKSVTANTLTAPFNDLEAVKALFEQNPQEIAGVILEPVVGNAGFITPDAGFLEGLRELTQEYGALLVFDEVMTGFRIAYGGAQAKFGVTPDLTTMGKVIGGGLPVGAYGGRREIMSMVAPAGPVYQAGTLSGNPLAMTAGIKTLELLNKPGTYEYLEKITKQLADGLLKICADTGHAACGGHISAMFGLFFTAGPVHNYEDAKKADTAKFGRFHRGMLEHGIYLAPSQFEAGFTSLAHTSEDIEQTLAAAKEVLSNL